One Terriglobia bacterium genomic window carries:
- a CDS encoding TlpA disulfide reductase family protein — translation MGIPDCSSFTTIKDQTGHVGPVGKPDLRTKILAVTIMVVVWSLSTLPARPANAYPQDAGAILSQVGDTYRHLKSYSFNGVVQATIEVDNSEYRSTYAMELVSPGDPHVGVRFSRATPIRKIAGTGPAKPGLAYPAPSGLGFQFYRLPEAVDSAKIMGQGSVAANGKAISCLIVEIHWRLTANNQEAVKGGVEKLWVDKASHLVLKASFAGFNDKNPAHPHLVEHWVIAFQSYQLNGAVPSWYHANDHPLGEGEPNSGVAAPRHMSPPPAIGSIVPEFTLKDLQGQSESLAGARGNPVLIDFWATWCVPCRGVEASLERLKKQLPPGSLTIFRITNEEPGRVRSFLAENHENFPTLVLGQKVWDRFDVYVLPTLVLINSTGNVVLYHKGSLTENELLSELKKIE, via the coding sequence ATGGGAATCCCGGATTGCTCTTCCTTCACCACTATAAAAGATCAAACCGGGCACGTCGGGCCCGTGGGCAAACCGGACCTGCGAACGAAGATACTCGCTGTCACAATCATGGTGGTCGTTTGGTCACTGTCCACATTGCCTGCACGGCCGGCCAACGCCTACCCGCAGGACGCCGGAGCCATCCTCAGCCAGGTCGGCGATACCTATCGACATCTGAAATCCTATTCATTTAACGGAGTAGTTCAGGCCACCATCGAAGTTGACAATAGCGAGTATCGGTCGACATACGCTATGGAGCTCGTATCCCCAGGGGATCCCCACGTAGGCGTCCGCTTCAGCAGGGCTACCCCGATCAGAAAAATAGCTGGCACCGGCCCTGCGAAACCCGGCTTGGCGTATCCGGCTCCATCCGGGCTAGGATTTCAATTTTATCGTCTTCCTGAAGCAGTGGACTCGGCCAAAATCATGGGGCAAGGTTCTGTAGCCGCCAACGGCAAGGCAATCTCCTGCCTGATCGTTGAGATACATTGGCGGCTAACCGCTAACAACCAAGAAGCGGTGAAGGGCGGTGTTGAAAAACTGTGGGTGGACAAAGCCAGCCACCTTGTTCTCAAGGCAAGCTTCGCCGGGTTCAATGATAAAAACCCCGCCCATCCCCACCTTGTGGAGCATTGGGTCATAGCGTTCCAGTCTTATCAACTCAATGGAGCGGTTCCGTCTTGGTATCACGCCAATGATCACCCCCTTGGGGAAGGAGAACCGAACTCCGGCGTCGCAGCACCCCGGCACATGTCTCCGCCTCCGGCAATTGGCAGCATTGTGCCCGAGTTTACCCTCAAGGACCTGCAGGGCCAGAGCGAGAGCCTAGCAGGCGCCCGCGGCAATCCTGTTCTGATTGACTTCTGGGCGACATGGTGCGTCCCGTGCAGGGGTGTAGAAGCCTCTCTCGAACGGTTGAAGAAGCAATTGCCACCTGGGTCACTGACGATTTTTCGGATCACCAACGAGGAACCTGGCCGGGTGCGAAGCTTCCTTGCCGAGAACCACGAGAATTTTCCTACCTTGGTTCTGGGCCAGAAAGTCTGGGACCGCTTTGATGTCTATGTGTTGCCCACTCTAGTGCTGATCAACAGCACCGGGAATGTCGTCCTATACCACAAGGGATCGTTGACTGAGAACGAACTGCTCTCTGAGCTCAAGAAGATCGAGTGA